One window of the Glycocaulis alkaliphilus genome contains the following:
- a CDS encoding class I SAM-dependent methyltransferase, protein MIIDRTATHDILARPNHDEAARTQYVVQLKRRLTQLQPGNEKVFRARAAKRHEAATGQQPQSQAEIGEAMAVDPYYQLWSALSCSAQELMWNSVEETIQRDLPRMQDAASRFSNAPAGGTLSLARDFNAPGDAFAAHIHGQPGGYMRDTGGNDIIAGALYESGGNAFSAGTGIGAKDSKSAAVIDFLEERYGTMRPLRILDLACSAGGASVGYAARFPDAEVHAVDVAPAMLRYAHLRAEAMGLKVHFHQMDAARMDFEDESFDLVISHNMMHEVSRPMLGKIFAEARRVLKPGGVVVHQDVPVKGADFSEFEKFMFAWQTKNNNEPFWDDFLNADVPAVMRENGFADDEVVETTVKMRDGPRSWYLVLGEKPDASGQRGTALTS, encoded by the coding sequence ATGATCATCGACCGCACTGCCACCCATGACATTCTGGCCCGCCCCAACCATGACGAGGCAGCCCGCACCCAGTATGTCGTGCAGCTCAAGCGCCGCCTGACGCAGCTTCAGCCGGGCAATGAGAAAGTGTTCCGCGCCCGTGCAGCCAAGCGGCATGAAGCAGCGACCGGCCAGCAACCGCAAAGCCAGGCAGAGATCGGCGAGGCGATGGCGGTTGATCCTTACTACCAGCTCTGGAGCGCGCTGAGCTGTAGCGCACAGGAGCTGATGTGGAACAGTGTCGAGGAGACTATCCAGCGCGACCTGCCGCGCATGCAGGACGCTGCCTCGCGCTTCAGCAATGCCCCGGCTGGCGGCACGCTGTCGCTGGCCCGTGACTTCAACGCGCCCGGTGACGCCTTTGCGGCCCATATTCATGGCCAGCCGGGCGGCTATATGCGCGATACGGGCGGCAACGACATTATCGCTGGCGCCCTGTATGAGAGCGGTGGCAATGCCTTTTCCGCCGGCACCGGGATCGGCGCGAAAGACAGCAAGTCAGCGGCCGTGATCGATTTTCTCGAAGAGCGCTACGGCACGATGCGGCCCTTGCGCATTCTCGACCTTGCCTGCTCGGCAGGCGGGGCGTCTGTGGGTTATGCGGCGCGCTTCCCGGACGCGGAGGTTCACGCGGTGGACGTCGCGCCAGCCATGCTGCGCTATGCCCATTTGCGCGCCGAGGCCATGGGCCTGAAAGTGCATTTCCACCAGATGGACGCCGCGCGGATGGATTTCGAGGACGAGAGCTTCGACCTCGTGATCTCCCACAACATGATGCATGAGGTTTCGCGCCCCATGCTCGGCAAGATTTTCGCCGAGGCGCGCCGCGTTCTCAAGCCGGGCGGGGTGGTCGTTCACCAGGACGTGCCGGTGAAGGGCGCCGACTTCTCCGAGTTCGAGAAGTTCATGTTCGCCTGGCAGACCAAAAACAATAACGAGCCGTTCTGGGATGACTTCCTGAACGCCGACGTCCCCGCCGTCATGCGCGAAAATGGCTTTGCCGATGACGAGGTGGTCGAGACCACGGTAAAAATGCGCGACGGGCCTCGCTCCTGGTATCTCGTTCTGGGCGAAAAGCCGGATGCCAGCGGGCAACGCGGCACCGCCCTTACGTCCTGA
- a CDS encoding FAD-dependent oxidoreductase, which yields MQKLDTQVIIVGAGPVGLAAALRLNAFGISCVVLEAEPTLPEDLRASTFHPPTLDMLDEYGIAKPLIDQGLVCGSWQIRQHETHDRAVFDLSLLEGETRHPFRLQCEQFRLCHILADALASAPFAEIIMGARVETVTQSDDAVQVRAIKDGEELSIRGRYLIGADGSRSTVREQVGLTLEGLTYPETTILAITDFPFEEHLPGLSNVNYVWRDGGTFSLLRLKEFWRCSLYPSEGESIEEALTPESIQRKLNAIVPRNEPYNVFEIRPYRVHMRIVSDYRRGRVVLAGDAAHVNSPSGGMGMNGGIHDVFNLTAKLKRVLAGESEDLLDLYTRQRRPVAEEEILQQADRNRRRMQERDPEKRRVILDGLKAVTSDPVKAKAYIMRSSMIDGLRRAEATA from the coding sequence ATGCAAAAGCTTGATACGCAGGTCATTATCGTCGGTGCAGGTCCGGTCGGTCTGGCGGCGGCGCTGCGCCTGAACGCATTTGGTATATCGTGTGTCGTTCTGGAAGCTGAACCCACATTGCCAGAGGACTTGCGCGCCTCGACATTCCACCCTCCGACGCTGGACATGCTGGACGAGTATGGAATCGCCAAGCCCCTGATCGATCAGGGCCTGGTCTGTGGCTCCTGGCAGATCCGCCAGCACGAGACGCATGACCGCGCGGTCTTCGATCTTTCGCTCCTGGAAGGTGAAACCCGCCACCCTTTCCGGCTGCAGTGCGAACAGTTCCGCCTGTGCCATATCCTGGCAGATGCGCTCGCCAGCGCACCTTTTGCCGAGATCATCATGGGCGCGCGCGTAGAAACGGTCACGCAGAGCGACGACGCCGTGCAGGTGCGCGCCATCAAGGATGGCGAAGAGCTCTCGATCAGAGGCCGTTACCTTATCGGTGCAGACGGCTCACGCAGCACGGTACGTGAACAGGTTGGCCTCACACTGGAAGGGCTCACCTATCCGGAAACCACCATTCTGGCGATCACCGACTTTCCGTTTGAAGAGCACCTGCCAGGCCTCTCCAACGTGAACTATGTCTGGCGCGATGGCGGTACATTCTCGCTTTTGCGGCTGAAGGAGTTCTGGCGCTGCTCGCTTTACCCGTCAGAGGGCGAATCCATTGAGGAGGCGCTTACGCCCGAAAGCATCCAGCGCAAACTCAATGCCATCGTGCCGCGCAATGAACCCTATAATGTCTTCGAGATACGCCCCTACCGGGTGCATATGCGTATCGTGTCCGACTACCGCCGCGGCCGTGTCGTGCTGGCAGGCGATGCGGCCCATGTAAACAGCCCGAGCGGGGGCATGGGCATGAATGGCGGAATACATGATGTGTTCAACCTGACGGCCAAGCTGAAACGCGTCCTGGCCGGAGAATCGGAAGATCTGCTCGATCTCTATACCCGGCAACGCCGCCCGGTGGCCGAAGAGGAAATCCTCCAGCAGGCAGACCGCAACCGGCGCCGCATGCAGGAGCGCGACCCCGAAAAGCGGCGCGTGATACTCGACGGGCTGAAAGCCGTCACATCGGACCCGGTAAAGGCCAAGGCCTATATCATGCGCTCATCAATGATCGATGGTTTGCGCCGAGCCGAAGCGACAGCGTGA
- a CDS encoding aldehyde dehydrogenase, which translates to MAQSASGANDKPAAATPTLVTAFIDGGFVPGGNGHVIPVFYPGTGQIVSQLHESDEREVDKAVRSARAAFDSGPWPRLAIEERQAVLQAIHDAILAHDEELAYLECLNTGIVMREVRQRHIRRAAYNFKFFSEVISQQPGEVWTQNRDYLTFVTREPAGVAALIAPWNAPLALASMKIAAAIAFGNTCVLKPSEQTPLSLARLVEIIHQAGVPAGVVNLVNGRGGVTGVALVDHPGIDRVAFTGGTATGRTIMQAAGKRLKPASVELGGKSANIIFADADLERALDGALLGIFSNNGQQCLAGSRILVEEPIFDDFVEAFVARARKLKIGDPMADDTELGPIASARHREHILSYVDIAQSQGAKLLTGGKAIEGDGYFMEPTAVLAADNASRVCQEEIFGPFAAFLKFSGREQAAALANESQFGLVGYAWTQNLDTALWISRNVRTGLMWVNTPLMRELRAPFGGIKDSGIGRDGAAASRDFFTDEKTVTIPVGDVPLRKLGMG; encoded by the coding sequence ATGGCTCAGTCCGCCTCCGGTGCCAATGACAAGCCTGCCGCCGCCACCCCGACGCTGGTGACAGCTTTTATTGATGGCGGCTTTGTGCCCGGCGGCAATGGCCATGTGATCCCCGTTTTTTATCCCGGCACCGGGCAGATCGTCTCCCAGCTGCACGAAAGCGATGAGCGCGAAGTGGACAAGGCCGTCCGCTCCGCCCGTGCCGCGTTCGATTCTGGTCCCTGGCCACGCCTGGCCATCGAAGAGCGTCAGGCGGTGCTGCAAGCCATCCACGATGCGATCCTGGCCCATGACGAGGAGCTCGCCTATCTGGAGTGCCTGAACACCGGCATCGTCATGCGCGAGGTGCGTCAGCGCCACATCCGCCGCGCGGCCTACAATTTCAAATTCTTCTCCGAAGTGATCAGCCAGCAGCCGGGCGAAGTCTGGACCCAGAACCGCGACTACCTGACCTTCGTCACACGCGAACCGGCCGGTGTCGCGGCGCTGATCGCGCCCTGGAACGCACCGCTGGCGCTGGCATCCATGAAGATCGCGGCGGCCATCGCTTTCGGCAATACATGCGTGCTCAAGCCGTCAGAACAGACGCCGCTATCGCTGGCCCGGCTTGTGGAGATCATTCATCAGGCCGGTGTGCCCGCCGGTGTGGTCAATCTGGTCAATGGACGCGGGGGCGTGACGGGCGTGGCGCTGGTGGATCATCCCGGAATCGACCGGGTTGCGTTCACCGGCGGCACGGCCACCGGGCGCACCATCATGCAGGCCGCCGGCAAGCGGCTGAAGCCCGCCTCGGTGGAGCTGGGCGGCAAGTCGGCCAATATCATCTTCGCCGATGCCGATCTGGAGCGCGCGCTGGATGGCGCGCTGCTGGGTATTTTCTCCAATAATGGACAGCAATGCCTCGCAGGCTCGCGCATACTCGTGGAAGAGCCGATTTTCGATGATTTCGTCGAGGCGTTTGTAGCGCGTGCGCGCAAGCTGAAAATCGGCGATCCGATGGCCGATGATACCGAGCTTGGCCCGATCGCCTCGGCGCGCCACCGCGAGCACATATTGTCCTATGTCGACATCGCGCAAAGCCAGGGTGCAAAACTGCTCACCGGCGGCAAGGCCATTGAGGGCGATGGCTACTTCATGGAGCCGACCGCCGTGCTGGCCGCCGACAATGCCAGCCGTGTCTGTCAGGAGGAAATCTTCGGCCCGTTCGCGGCCTTCCTGAAGTTTTCCGGACGTGAGCAGGCGGCTGCGCTGGCAAACGAATCCCAGTTCGGTCTTGTCGGTTATGCCTGGACGCAGAACCTTGATACGGCGCTGTGGATCAGCCGCAATGTGCGCACCGGCCTGATGTGGGTGAACACGCCGCTGATGCGTGAATTGCGCGCGCCGTTCGGCGGCATCAAGGATTCCGGCATTGGCCGGGATGGCGCGGCAGCTTCGCGCGATTTCTTCACCGACGAGAAAACGGTGACGATTCCCGTTGGCGATGTGCCGCTGCGCAAGCTGGGAATGGGCTGA
- a CDS encoding SDR family oxidoreductase, which translates to MPRVLITGASRGVGLALAGVFAEQGWDVIATCREGAANSSLGELSRQFPGQIRIETLDVSDAASLDALTGSLDGLPIDILVNNAGITHRDTQLGSLDYDAWRAVLEVNLLAPVRVTEALLENVVASDQKKIVAISSSLGSISRTSSGNYFYRTSKAALNMAMRSLAHDLKERGVTIALLSPGYVDTDFTRGVGGPKVSVRESAHGLFEAMTAMTIADSGRFFRYTGEDLDW; encoded by the coding sequence ATGCCACGTGTATTGATCACTGGCGCCAGCCGGGGTGTCGGCCTGGCGCTGGCCGGTGTGTTCGCTGAGCAGGGTTGGGACGTGATCGCCACCTGCCGGGAAGGCGCAGCCAACTCGTCCCTCGGCGAGCTTTCGCGCCAGTTTCCCGGGCAGATTCGCATCGAAACGCTGGATGTCAGCGACGCCGCTTCACTGGACGCGCTGACGGGATCACTCGACGGCCTGCCCATCGATATTCTGGTGAATAATGCAGGCATCACCCATCGCGACACACAGCTGGGCTCGCTCGACTATGATGCCTGGCGCGCCGTGCTGGAGGTGAATTTGCTGGCACCGGTGCGCGTGACCGAAGCGCTGCTGGAGAATGTTGTTGCCAGCGATCAGAAGAAGATCGTCGCCATTTCCAGCAGCCTCGGATCGATATCGCGCACCAGCAGCGGCAATTATTTCTACCGCACCAGCAAGGCCGCGCTGAACATGGCCATGCGTTCACTGGCGCATGATCTCAAAGAACGCGGCGTGACAATCGCCCTGCTCAGCCCCGGCTATGTCGATACTGATTTCACACGCGGCGTGGGCGGCCCGAAGGTCTCGGTCCGCGAAAGTGCTCATGGTCTGTTCGAGGCGATGACAGCGATGACAATCGCCGATTCGGGCCGCTTCTTCCGCTATACGGGTGAGGATCTGGACTGGTAG
- a CDS encoding GntR family transcriptional regulator, translated as MPKSQQADAASEVGRRRLGSSQTTSLPVYHQLYTILRQQIQDGMFDRDQPLPPEMTLSKTYDVSRVTVRRALEMLERESLIVRRHGVGTFACPPGGEGGNERLAGLVENLITLGLDTTAKLIAFDAAAPVPSVAAAALNLKPGSPALRIERLRYYKSKPLSLTTLFLPAAFASRISEKELDDRPVMRILEATGIKAMRAEQTISAVAADDRAANRLSVGVGAPLIRLRRTVFDEAGQPFEHQQGLYNPDQYEYHMLLTRDNSSSRPQWRHIG; from the coding sequence TTGCCAAAATCCCAACAGGCCGACGCCGCGTCAGAAGTTGGCCGCCGCCGTCTTGGTTCGTCGCAGACAACCAGCCTGCCCGTCTACCACCAGCTCTACACGATACTGCGCCAGCAGATTCAGGACGGCATGTTCGACCGCGACCAGCCTTTGCCGCCGGAAATGACGCTGAGCAAGACCTATGATGTGTCCCGCGTCACCGTGCGTCGCGCGCTGGAGATGCTGGAACGCGAGTCGCTGATCGTGCGGCGCCACGGCGTCGGCACATTCGCGTGCCCGCCCGGCGGAGAAGGCGGCAATGAACGTCTGGCCGGTCTAGTCGAGAACCTCATTACGCTGGGCCTCGACACGACCGCCAAGCTGATCGCGTTTGACGCCGCCGCGCCGGTTCCATCGGTGGCCGCCGCTGCTCTGAACCTGAAACCCGGCTCCCCTGCGCTGCGCATTGAGCGCCTGCGCTATTACAAGTCCAAGCCCTTGTCGCTGACGACCCTGTTTCTGCCAGCCGCGTTCGCGTCGCGGATTTCGGAAAAGGAGCTCGATGACCGGCCGGTCATGCGCATTCTGGAAGCGACAGGCATCAAGGCCATGCGCGCCGAGCAGACGATCAGCGCCGTCGCCGCCGATGACCGCGCGGCAAACCGTCTCTCGGTCGGGGTTGGCGCCCCTCTGATCCGCCTGCGCCGTACCGTGTTCGACGAGGCCGGACAGCCCTTCGAGCACCAGCAGGGCCTCTATAACCCTGACCAGTACGAGTACCACATGCTGCTGACGCGCGATAACAGCTCAAGCCGGCCGCAATGGCGCCATATCGGATAG
- a CDS encoding isochorismatase family protein: protein MVREDKTARELFEAVKANPARARFGFGEKLAVVNVDFQQAYTRPDLFPKTAYVTHPDQIGFVNRISALARQKDMPVIWSHVAYKPDAGDAGVWGTRTDTPDSLQNIRYDSERHKFDPRCEIDEARDLIFTKRMPSAFFETPLASYLVWHKVDTVLVTGGSTSGCVRATAVDSLSHGYRTVVAEECVADKHESYHYANLTDLQLKYADVVSAQEVMDWLAAR from the coding sequence ATGGTCCGTGAGGACAAGACGGCGCGCGAGCTATTCGAGGCGGTGAAGGCCAATCCGGCGCGGGCGCGCTTTGGCTTTGGTGAGAAGCTGGCCGTGGTGAATGTTGACTTCCAGCAAGCCTATACCCGGCCCGACCTGTTTCCAAAGACGGCCTATGTCACGCACCCCGACCAGATCGGATTTGTGAACCGGATCAGTGCCCTCGCGAGGCAGAAGGACATGCCGGTCATCTGGAGCCATGTGGCCTACAAGCCGGATGCGGGCGATGCCGGCGTCTGGGGGACGCGTACCGATACGCCCGACAGCCTGCAGAACATCCGCTATGACAGCGAGCGCCATAAATTCGATCCGCGCTGCGAGATAGACGAGGCGCGCGACCTCATCTTCACCAAGCGCATGCCGTCTGCCTTCTTCGAGACCCCTCTGGCGAGCTATCTGGTCTGGCACAAGGTCGACACGGTGCTGGTAACGGGCGGGTCCACATCAGGCTGCGTGCGGGCGACCGCCGTGGACAGCCTCAGCCATGGCTACCGCACCGTTGTTGCGGAGGAGTGTGTGGCCGACAAACATGAGAGCTATCATTACGCCAACCTCACCGATCTCCAGCTCAAATATGCCGATGTCGTATCCGCGCAGGAGGTGATGGACTGGCTGGCAGCGCGCTAG
- a CDS encoding polysaccharide deacetylase family protein, translating into MMPLPDDYLKYEHRRHGMDQSLYDWRPSGERKPVTWPGGKALAAMIVVPVEWHRLNPQGKPLRHPGAMMTPWPDLRHYTTRDYGNRVGIFRLLDALAATGLHATIPVNAVLLERARPLVEAIKEGGHEIAAYGLEADRIHWSGLEPGEEERWIGETREAFARAGLNPRVWMSPARQQSFDTLKLIAGHGFDVCLDWEQDSVPVAMRTPSGEVSAVPLSNELDDRTLLIDRRQSEDEWADQILEAARLMISEAPRAGGQVLSFSLTPYVSGQPFRMHAVRRVLEALAGNDDVWSATASQIAGAAS; encoded by the coding sequence ATGATGCCGCTGCCTGACGACTATCTCAAATACGAGCACCGCCGCCACGGCATGGACCAGAGCCTGTATGACTGGCGTCCGTCTGGTGAGCGCAAACCCGTCACCTGGCCGGGCGGCAAGGCGCTGGCGGCCATGATCGTGGTGCCGGTCGAATGGCACCGGCTCAACCCGCAGGGAAAGCCGCTCCGGCATCCCGGCGCGATGATGACGCCCTGGCCAGACCTTCGCCACTACACGACCCGCGACTATGGCAACCGGGTCGGCATTTTCCGCCTTCTGGACGCACTGGCAGCAACCGGCCTGCACGCCACTATCCCGGTCAATGCCGTCCTGCTGGAGCGCGCCAGGCCGCTTGTCGAGGCCATCAAGGAGGGCGGGCACGAAATCGCCGCTTACGGTCTGGAAGCCGACCGCATCCACTGGAGCGGGCTGGAGCCGGGAGAGGAAGAGCGCTGGATCGGCGAGACGCGCGAGGCGTTCGCCCGCGCCGGTCTCAACCCTCGCGTCTGGATGAGCCCTGCCCGGCAGCAATCCTTCGACACGCTGAAACTGATCGCCGGGCACGGCTTCGATGTCTGCCTCGACTGGGAACAGGACAGCGTGCCGGTGGCGATGCGCACGCCCTCCGGCGAGGTAAGCGCCGTGCCGCTCTCCAACGAGCTTGATGATCGCACCCTGCTTATCGACCGCCGCCAGAGCGAGGATGAGTGGGCAGACCAGATACTGGAAGCGGCCCGCCTGATGATTTCAGAAGCGCCGCGCGCCGGAGGTCAGGTGCTCTCCTTCTCGCTTACCCCCTATGTCAGCGGGCAGCCCTTCCGCATGCATGCGGTGCGCCGGGTACTGGAAGCGCTGGCAGGCAATGATGATGTGTGGAGCGCTACAGCCAGCCAGATCGCCGGCGCGGCGAGCTAG
- a CDS encoding polysaccharide deacetylase family protein, producing the protein MTSADPNLYDYWPYRNRPKIEWPGGKKLAFWIAPNIEFYEFNPPVNPKRPGWPRPAPDVVGYSQRDWGNRVGHWRLMELMDKYALRGSVSLNVALCQHHPEIIEACAARDWEFFSHGIYNTRYSYEMDEAQERAVIEDSIRTVQEATGQRIRGYLAPALTHTPRTMDLIAEYDFWYTCDLFQDDQPQPLKTRSGKLVSMPYSLEVNDVITYGALAMTPTRYADVLKRHFDELLAEGAQSGTVMCIPLHAYLVSQAHRIGPFEDALAHITAHKDEVWFATAAEIAGHFRENYWEQSLADIEAKGCKRAGTGFDDAAA; encoded by the coding sequence ATGACGAGCGCCGATCCCAATCTTTACGATTACTGGCCCTATCGGAACCGCCCGAAAATCGAATGGCCCGGGGGCAAGAAGCTCGCCTTCTGGATTGCGCCCAATATCGAGTTCTACGAGTTCAACCCGCCCGTGAACCCGAAGCGTCCCGGCTGGCCGCGCCCGGCGCCGGATGTGGTGGGCTATTCCCAGCGCGACTGGGGCAATAGGGTCGGCCATTGGCGGCTCATGGAGCTGATGGACAAGTATGCCCTTCGCGGCTCTGTCTCGCTCAATGTCGCCCTGTGCCAGCACCACCCGGAAATCATTGAAGCCTGCGCCGCGCGAGACTGGGAGTTTTTCAGCCACGGCATCTACAACACACGCTATTCCTACGAGATGGACGAGGCGCAGGAGCGCGCCGTCATCGAGGATTCCATCCGCACCGTGCAGGAGGCTACCGGCCAGCGCATTCGCGGCTATCTCGCCCCTGCCCTGACCCATACTCCGCGCACGATGGACCTGATCGCGGAGTATGATTTCTGGTACACGTGCGACCTGTTTCAGGACGATCAGCCCCAGCCGCTGAAGACACGCTCCGGCAAGCTTGTCTCCATGCCCTACTCGCTGGAGGTCAATGACGTCATCACCTATGGCGCGCTGGCGATGACGCCCACACGCTACGCCGATGTGCTCAAACGCCATTTCGACGAGCTGCTGGCCGAAGGCGCGCAGAGCGGCACGGTGATGTGCATTCCGCTGCACGCCTATCTGGTCTCACAGGCCCATCGTATCGGCCCGTTCGAGGACGCGCTTGCCCACATAACCGCGCACAAGGACGAGGTGTGGTTTGCCACCGCCGCCGAGATCGCCGGGCATTTCCGCGAAAATTACTGGGAGCAGAGCCTCGCCGATATTGAGGCAAAGGGCTGCAAACGCGCCGGAACGGGGTTTGATGATGCCGCTGCCTGA
- a CDS encoding isocitrate lyase/PEP mutase family protein, which translates to MSLTLKHRLASGPALLAPGVYDALSALLAERAGFEAVYLSGASVAYTQLGQPDIGLVSLDHLADVTRRITERVNLPLIVDADTGFGNALNVQRTVKMLERAGAAAIQLEDQTFPKRCGHLRGKGVIPAAEMAGKIRAAIDARRSPHTLIIARTDAIAVEGFEAAMDRAEAFLEAGADVLFIEAPRDLDQMRQAATRFAGRAPLLANMVEGGDTPLSSVEALSELGYRLVISPGALVRALIPAAEAFFAALKADGSTGAVRGQMTDLAGVNARIGLDEMLATGQRYEA; encoded by the coding sequence ATGAGCCTTACCCTGAAACACAGGCTGGCGAGCGGCCCTGCCCTTCTGGCGCCTGGCGTCTATGACGCGCTGTCGGCCCTGCTGGCAGAGCGCGCCGGGTTCGAGGCTGTCTACCTGTCCGGCGCGTCTGTCGCCTATACCCAGCTTGGCCAGCCCGATATCGGCCTTGTCAGCCTGGACCATCTGGCCGATGTGACCCGGCGCATCACCGAACGCGTAAACCTGCCCCTGATCGTCGATGCCGATACGGGCTTTGGCAATGCACTGAACGTCCAGCGCACGGTGAAAATGCTGGAGCGCGCGGGCGCTGCGGCGATCCAGCTGGAAGACCAGACCTTCCCCAAGCGCTGCGGCCATCTGCGCGGCAAGGGCGTTATTCCAGCTGCCGAGATGGCGGGCAAAATCCGCGCCGCCATTGATGCGCGCCGCTCCCCGCATACCCTCATCATTGCGCGAACCGATGCCATTGCCGTTGAAGGCTTTGAGGCGGCGATGGACCGGGCCGAAGCCTTCCTCGAAGCGGGAGCAGACGTGCTGTTCATCGAAGCCCCGCGCGATCTGGACCAGATGCGTCAGGCCGCGACGCGTTTTGCCGGGCGGGCGCCGCTGCTGGCCAATATGGTGGAAGGCGGGGATACGCCGCTCAGCAGCGTCGAGGCGCTGTCAGAGCTGGGCTACCGTCTGGTGATTTCGCCCGGCGCGCTGGTACGCGCGCTGATCCCGGCGGCGGAGGCTTTCTTCGCTGCACTCAAAGCTGATGGTTCGACAGGCGCAGTGCGCGGCCAGATGACCGACCTTGCCGGGGTGAATGCCCGCATCGGGCTGGACGAGATGCTGGCCACGGGCCAGCGTTACGAAGCGTAA
- a CDS encoding 3-isopropylmalate dehydratase encodes MSGRAFVFGDNIDTDVMAPGYLMKLPPEELASHCLSAIDPDFARTVQPGDFVVGGQSFGIGSSREQAAVSLKLLGVKAVIARSFARIFWRNAINLGLVCITLDEARHIAADDRLSLDLQVGTLFNHTQDTRYSFAPLPGHLTGMIADGGLIPHLKKRLAAKGEHA; translated from the coding sequence ATGAGCGGCAGGGCTTTCGTATTCGGCGACAATATCGACACCGACGTCATGGCGCCCGGCTATCTGATGAAGCTGCCGCCAGAGGAGCTGGCCAGCCATTGCCTCAGCGCCATTGATCCGGATTTCGCCCGCACGGTGCAACCGGGAGACTTCGTTGTTGGCGGGCAAAGCTTTGGCATTGGCTCATCGCGCGAGCAGGCCGCTGTATCGCTGAAACTGCTGGGCGTGAAAGCGGTAATCGCCCGCTCATTTGCGCGGATTTTCTGGCGCAACGCCATCAATCTCGGCCTTGTCTGCATCACGCTGGACGAGGCGCGCCATATTGCGGCGGACGACCGTCTATCGCTCGATCTGCAGGTCGGCACCCTGTTCAACCACACGCAGGACACGCGCTACAGCTTTGCGCCCTTGCCCGGCCACCTCACAGGTATGATCGCCGATGGCGGGCTGATACCTCATCTCAAAAAACGCCTCGCGGCGAAGGGAGAGCATGCATGA
- a CDS encoding 3-isopropylmalate dehydratase large subunit, whose translation MTLVEKIIARAAGRSSVRAGEIVTVDIDLAFAHDSSGPRRWAPMLEELGVGLWDPDRVAIVSDHYVPAVDAESASILKFTRDFAAAHGVKNFFDMVGICHLVLPEHGLIRPGAVIAGGDSHTPMAGAFGTYAAGYGATDMAAIVATGRTWLSVPKTIRIEWRGAFADGVAAKDVMLFLCRELGLDNAFKAVEYAGPTVEAMGMAERLVLCNMAAELGCETGVVAPDAVTFDYLREIGAPVEDEAGALALASDADARYAARHTFDASALEPQIAAPHSPDRTLPVSGHQGVKIDQAYIGACVGAKIEDLRMAARVLKGRKVAPGTRLLIAPASARTTTEASADGTLHALTQAGAILLPSGCGACAGMGAGLLAEGETCISSTNRNFKGRMGAKSANVYLGSPYSVAAAAVAGHITDPRAMLEGVAP comes from the coding sequence ATGACCCTGGTTGAAAAGATCATTGCGCGCGCAGCGGGCCGGAGCTCGGTGCGCGCAGGCGAAATCGTGACCGTGGATATTGACCTGGCGTTTGCCCATGACAGCTCCGGCCCGCGCCGCTGGGCGCCGATGCTCGAAGAGCTGGGTGTGGGCCTGTGGGATCCTGACCGGGTCGCCATTGTGTCAGATCACTATGTCCCGGCCGTCGATGCGGAGAGTGCGTCGATCCTGAAATTCACCCGCGATTTTGCCGCCGCGCACGGCGTGAAGAACTTTTTCGACATGGTGGGCATCTGCCATCTGGTCCTGCCCGAACATGGCCTGATCCGTCCCGGCGCGGTCATTGCGGGCGGCGACAGCCACACGCCCATGGCGGGCGCCTTTGGCACATATGCAGCCGGCTACGGCGCGACCGACATGGCCGCCATCGTCGCCACCGGGCGCACCTGGCTCTCGGTGCCCAAGACAATACGGATCGAGTGGCGCGGCGCGTTCGCCGATGGCGTCGCCGCCAAGGACGTCATGCTCTTCCTGTGCAGGGAGCTGGGGCTCGATAATGCGTTCAAGGCGGTGGAATACGCCGGGCCAACGGTAGAGGCGATGGGCATGGCCGAGCGCTTGGTCCTTTGCAACATGGCCGCCGAGCTGGGCTGCGAAACCGGTGTCGTCGCGCCCGACGCCGTAACCTTCGACTACCTGCGCGAGATTGGCGCTCCGGTAGAGGATGAAGCGGGAGCGCTCGCCCTCGCCTCCGATGCGGATGCCCGCTACGCGGCGCGCCACACATTCGATGCCAGCGCGCTGGAGCCGCAGATCGCCGCCCCGCACAGCCCGGACCGGACCTTGCCGGTCTCCGGCCATCAGGGCGTAAAGATCGATCAAGCCTATATCGGCGCATGCGTGGGCGCGAAGATCGAAGATCTGCGCATGGCGGCGCGCGTCCTCAAAGGACGTAAAGTGGCCCCCGGCACCCGCCTTCTGATCGCCCCTGCCTCTGCACGTACCACCACAGAAGCCAGCGCTGACGGTACACTGCACGCACTGACGCAAGCCGGTGCCATCCTGCTGCCTTCGGGGTGCGGTGCATGTGCGGGCATGGGCGCGGGCCTGCTGGCGGAGGGCGAGACCTGTATCTCGTCCACCAACCGCAACTTCAAGGGCCGCATGGGCGCGAAATCCGCCAATGTCTATCTGGGCTCGCCCTACTCGGTTGCCGCAGCGGCGGTCGCCGGTCACATCACCGATCCGCGCGCGATGCTGGAAGGAGTGGCACCATGA